The bacterium genome contains a region encoding:
- a CDS encoding ABC transporter permease — MAQQHSEVESVPQLSSVNQPESSSATGLPSPRSFFWRPVFTLWQRELMRFVRQRSRLFGALGQPLLFWLLLGAGLSPSFQPAGAPEHLNYLEYFFPGTILLILLFSAIFTNISIIEDRTSGFLQSVLVAPVHPAVLVLGKVGGGATLALVQAVLFLLLAPLLGIALTWRTLLSATLVLALSAGAMTALGFAIAWRMDSTQGFHVIMNVFLIPLWLLSGAFFPAAGTPAPLQWIIMINPVTYCLAALRQCLYAPEISRAMALPPAGLALLITVIFAIAMFGLALWSRRRAYRLP; from the coding sequence ATGGCGCAACAGCACAGCGAGGTTGAAAGCGTGCCGCAACTTTCGAGTGTCAACCAACCGGAATCCTCCTCCGCCACCGGCTTGCCTTCGCCACGCTCCTTCTTCTGGCGGCCGGTGTTCACCCTGTGGCAGCGCGAGCTGATGCGCTTCGTGCGGCAGCGCAGCCGCTTGTTTGGCGCGCTCGGGCAGCCGCTGCTGTTCTGGCTGCTGCTGGGCGCTGGCTTGAGTCCCTCCTTTCAGCCCGCCGGCGCACCGGAGCATTTGAACTATTTGGAGTACTTTTTCCCCGGCACGATTCTGCTCATCCTGCTGTTCAGCGCGATCTTCACCAACATCTCCATCATCGAAGACCGTACTTCGGGATTTCTGCAATCCGTGTTGGTGGCGCCGGTTCATCCCGCCGTGCTGGTACTCGGCAAAGTGGGCGGCGGCGCCACGCTGGCGCTGGTGCAAGCCGTCCTCTTCCTGCTGCTGGCACCGTTGCTCGGCATCGCGCTGACCTGGCGCACGCTGCTCTCCGCCACGCTGGTGCTGGCGCTCAGCGCTGGCGCCATGACCGCCCTGGGTTTTGCCATTGCCTGGCGCATGGATTCGACACAGGGCTTTCACGTCATCATGAATGTGTTTCTCATTCCGCTGTGGCTGCTCTCGGGCGCGTTTTTTCCGGCAGCCGGCACGCCGGCGCCGCTGCAGTGGATCATCATGATCAATCCCGTCACCTATTGCCTGGCGGCGCTGCGGCAGTGTTTGTATGCGCCCGAAATCAGCCGCGCCATGGCGCTGCCGCCGGCCGGCCTCGCCCTGTTGATTACCGTCATTTTTGCGATCGCGATGTTCGGTTTGGCGCTGTGGTCGCGCCGCCGAGCCTATCGCCTGCCCTGA
- a CDS encoding redoxin domain-containing protein yields the protein MKYSCRHFLAALLLLLATAATPQTPEQALCAVCRVLEGTTTPEKVAASTIYQGQTYYFCAKRCQGIFAQDPEAYVPPVLPRPAPSFTVNTLTGEAVTLANFRGQVLLLDFWATWCKPCVRTLPSLQKVHDQFADSGFSVVGIAVNEKGVKPVQSFRQKHKITYPIFMDAADKPAWETYRVKVIPAMFLIDRQGQIVQQWVNEPDFNEVTAAIRRLVAKPEPRD from the coding sequence ATGAAATACTCCTGCAGACACTTCCTTGCTGCGCTGCTGCTGTTGCTGGCAACGGCGGCGACTCCCCAAACTCCCGAACAGGCACTGTGCGCGGTCTGCCGCGTGTTGGAAGGCACCACCACACCCGAAAAAGTGGCGGCTTCCACCATTTACCAAGGCCAAACCTACTACTTCTGCGCCAAACGCTGTCAGGGAATATTCGCGCAGGATCCCGAAGCCTACGTGCCGCCGGTGTTGCCGCGGCCGGCGCCGTCATTCACTGTGAACACACTGACAGGCGAGGCGGTGACGCTGGCGAATTTCCGCGGCCAGGTTCTTTTGCTCGACTTTTGGGCGACCTGGTGCAAGCCGTGCGTGCGCACCTTGCCCAGCCTGCAAAAAGTGCATGATCAGTTCGCCGACAGCGGCTTTTCCGTCGTGGGAATTGCCGTCAATGAAAAAGGCGTCAAGCCGGTGCAATCCTTCCGGCAGAAGCACAAGATCACTTATCCGATTTTCATGGATGCCGCGGACAAGCCGGCATGGGAAACATATCGCGTGAAAGTGATTCCGGCGATGTTTCTCATCGACCGGCAGGGTCAAATCGTGCAACAATGGGTGAATGAGCCGGATTTCAACGAAGTGACGGCGGCCATTCGCCGGCTGGT